The following proteins come from a genomic window of Rhodothermales bacterium:
- the sppA gene encoding signal peptide peptidase SppA → MKFLSTLVANVLGTFIAIGILFFVAFLFMVALVASTDSTPAVRSGTVLVLDLDGTVAERVSGDPTAQLFMGEAAYGMQDLIDGIERAADDDRIAGLWIRPGMLAMDWSKLEATKRAIETFKASGKPVLASSSAYYVGENAYFLMSAADRVFLDPQAMFEYNGFATQVFYLADLFERLEINPVVVRSGTYKAAVEPFLRTDLSPENREQMQAMVDAIQQTFVQGVAVGRGVAPDELERMLVEDAMMSASEAFAAGLVDTLAYESDVRLAFQTALSADSTQRLPTVSISRYARTLPSGLSTSGDIAVVHVSGTMVPGDAGDASPFGGGSMAAAGTVIKAVNDASRSSRTKAIVLRIDSPGGFAPAADAMLDAVRKLDPEVPVIVSMGNMAASGGYWLATGGDHIVAEATTLTGSIGVFSLAFDLGDFLGETLGVDVDVVRTSPYADMFSGMREPNAAEIAILQRQADSTYEAFVALVAEARGMTVEEADAVAQGRVWMGKDALEVGLVDELGGLDRAISVAAERAGLDPETASVAHFPAPLSFFEQLSRSMGSTVRAVVSPTVELPEPLDSKLRDVRALSGLRGQTQALLPFRWSIN, encoded by the coding sequence ATGAAGTTTCTATCCACGCTCGTCGCCAACGTCCTGGGGACGTTCATTGCCATCGGAATCCTGTTCTTCGTGGCCTTCCTGTTCATGGTCGCGCTGGTGGCCTCCACCGATTCCACACCGGCCGTCCGTTCGGGCACGGTCCTCGTCCTGGACCTCGATGGAACCGTGGCCGAGCGCGTCTCCGGCGATCCCACGGCCCAGTTGTTCATGGGAGAGGCCGCCTACGGCATGCAGGATCTCATTGACGGAATCGAGCGGGCCGCCGACGACGACCGGATTGCCGGTCTCTGGATTCGTCCCGGCATGCTGGCCATGGACTGGTCCAAACTGGAAGCCACGAAGCGCGCCATTGAGACCTTCAAGGCGTCCGGAAAGCCGGTGCTTGCATCGTCCAGCGCCTATTACGTCGGGGAAAACGCGTATTTCCTGATGTCCGCGGCCGATCGCGTATTCCTCGATCCCCAGGCCATGTTTGAATACAACGGATTCGCGACCCAGGTCTTCTACCTGGCCGACCTGTTCGAACGGCTGGAAATCAATCCGGTCGTGGTCCGGAGTGGCACGTACAAGGCAGCGGTCGAGCCCTTCCTGCGGACGGACCTGTCGCCCGAGAATCGTGAGCAGATGCAGGCCATGGTGGATGCCATCCAGCAGACGTTCGTGCAGGGCGTGGCGGTCGGGCGGGGCGTGGCTCCCGACGAGCTGGAGCGGATGCTGGTCGAGGATGCCATGATGTCCGCGTCGGAAGCCTTTGCGGCCGGTCTCGTCGACACCCTTGCTTACGAATCGGACGTGCGGCTGGCCTTCCAGACGGCGCTCAGTGCCGATTCCACCCAGCGGCTCCCGACCGTGTCGATTTCCCGGTATGCCCGCACGCTTCCGTCGGGCCTGTCCACGTCCGGGGACATCGCCGTCGTGCACGTTTCCGGGACCATGGTTCCGGGAGATGCGGGAGATGCGTCGCCCTTCGGCGGCGGCTCCATGGCGGCAGCCGGTACGGTGATCAAGGCGGTGAACGATGCGTCGCGATCCTCCCGCACGAAAGCCATCGTGCTCCGGATTGATTCACCGGGTGGCTTCGCGCCCGCGGCCGACGCCATGCTGGATGCCGTGCGGAAGCTCGACCCCGAAGTCCCCGTCATCGTCTCCATGGGCAACATGGCCGCGTCAGGAGGATACTGGCTGGCCACCGGGGGCGACCACATCGTGGCCGAGGCCACGACGCTCACGGGATCCATCGGGGTCTTCAGCTTGGCGTTCGACCTGGGGGATTTCCTGGGAGAGACGCTCGGCGTGGATGTGGACGTGGTCCGCACCAGCCCCTATGCGGACATGTTCTCCGGGATGCGCGAACCGAATGCGGCTGAAATCGCCATCCTCCAGCGCCAGGCCGATTCCACCTACGAAGCGTTCGTGGCCCTCGTCGCCGAGGCGCGTGGCATGACCGTGGAAGAAGCCGATGCCGTTGCCCAGGGGCGCGTCTGGATGGGCAAGGATGCTCTGGAGGTCGGATTGGTGGACGAACTGGGTGGTCTGGACCGGGCCATTTCCGTGGCCGCGGAGAGAGCTGGCCTGGACCCGGAAACAGCATCGGTAGCGCATTTTCCCGCTCCGCTGTCCTTCTTCGAACAGCTTTCCCGCAGCATGGGCAGTACCGTCCGCGCCGTGGTGTCTCCCACGGTCGAACTCCCCGAGCCACTGGACAGCAAACTGCGCGACGTGCGTGCGCTCAGCGGACTCCGGGGTCAGACCCAGGCGCTCCTGCCGTTCCGCTGGTCCATCAATTGA
- a CDS encoding DUF2231 domain-containing protein, with amino-acid sequence MFEQVFQYRIPALHPLLVHFPIATVGLALGAAMLWLVWDRRWMLMAAAVLQTLGWLATWGAFLTGEALEEQSEGVPIVDALVEFHESMAEWSLWVIGVSALLFWLMLRASRRDVSRPGSALWMRLVGFLVALGAAALIAWVSHIGGVMVWGTPV; translated from the coding sequence GTGTTCGAACAGGTTTTCCAGTATCGTATTCCGGCCCTGCACCCGCTCTTGGTGCACTTTCCGATTGCCACGGTAGGTCTTGCCCTGGGGGCGGCGATGCTCTGGCTCGTCTGGGACCGGCGCTGGATGCTGATGGCTGCCGCCGTGCTGCAAACGCTCGGATGGCTGGCCACGTGGGGCGCATTCCTGACGGGGGAGGCCCTGGAGGAGCAGAGCGAAGGTGTTCCGATTGTGGATGCCCTCGTGGAATTCCACGAATCGATGGCCGAGTGGTCGCTGTGGGTAATCGGAGTGTCGGCCCTCCTGTTCTGGTTGATGCTCCGCGCGTCGAGGCGTGACGTCTCGCGACCGGGCAGCGCCCTGTGGATGCGCTTGGTGGGCTTCCTGGTGGCGCTGGGGGCCGCCGCACTGATTGCGTGGGTGAGTCACATCGGCGGTGTCATGGTGTGGGGCACGCCGGTCTGA
- the hrcA gene encoding heat-inducible transcriptional repressor HrcA yields MSRPPSTYQPRDVRTARLTDRQRSVLRLVVKHFIETAGPVGSRVVSEDAHLGLSPASIRNTMNDLEKLGFLGHPHTSAGRVPTELGYRAFVDELMDVAVLPADERHLIQQQLQILVDDTDELVRESSRLLARLARLLGVVMSPEMKNGILERLDIVPVSSDRVMFVVSVRGGLVKTIVFPYELTMQRDRLDRLVVVLNERLGGLTLDEIRRTVVPRIQDLAEDSAGIVQLMLRRSGDLFADGARHRTIQLEGTTFMLSQPEFADSGTVRQLIEMIDDENGIIQLLEQPGNPSAPEPGPGQARIHIGHTPGDGGCSLSIVTASYLRSNMQGTIGVIGPTRMNYGRAVALVEGMAMLMSRPESIDA; encoded by the coding sequence ATGAGCCGACCGCCCTCTACATATCAACCCCGCGACGTTCGGACGGCGCGCTTGACAGACCGGCAACGGTCTGTCTTGCGTCTGGTCGTGAAGCACTTCATTGAAACCGCCGGTCCGGTGGGTTCCCGTGTGGTGTCCGAGGACGCCCATCTGGGGCTCAGTCCGGCCAGCATACGGAATACCATGAACGACCTGGAGAAGCTGGGCTTCCTGGGTCATCCGCACACGTCAGCCGGACGCGTGCCGACCGAGTTGGGCTACCGGGCGTTCGTGGATGAACTGATGGACGTGGCGGTTCTGCCGGCCGATGAGCGGCATCTCATCCAGCAGCAATTGCAGATCCTGGTGGATGACACCGACGAGCTGGTCCGGGAATCGTCCCGACTGTTGGCCCGTCTGGCGCGCCTGCTGGGTGTGGTCATGTCGCCCGAAATGAAGAACGGAATCCTGGAGCGGCTGGATATTGTCCCGGTCTCCTCCGATCGTGTCATGTTCGTGGTGAGTGTTCGTGGCGGGCTGGTCAAGACCATCGTATTCCCGTACGAGTTGACCATGCAACGGGACCGGCTGGACCGGCTGGTGGTCGTGCTCAACGAACGTCTGGGTGGACTGACGCTGGACGAAATCCGACGGACCGTGGTGCCCCGCATCCAGGACCTGGCCGAGGATTCGGCAGGGATCGTCCAACTCATGCTGCGCCGCAGCGGTGACCTGTTCGCCGACGGAGCTCGCCACCGGACCATCCAGTTGGAAGGGACCACCTTCATGTTGTCGCAGCCCGAGTTCGCCGATTCCGGCACCGTGCGCCAGCTGATTGAGATGATTGACGACGAAAACGGCATCATCCAACTGCTCGAACAACCGGGGAATCCTTCGGCGCCCGAGCCCGGACCCGGTCAGGCACGCATCCATATCGGACATACACCCGGTGACGGGGGGTGCAGCCTGTCCATCGTCACAGCTTCATATTTGAGAAGCAACATGCAGGGGACCATTGGCGTAATCGGCCCAACTCGTATGAATTATGGTCGCGCCGTCGCGCTCGTGGAAGGCATGGCAATGCTCATGAGCCGCCCCGAGTCGATTGACGCCTGA